TTAGGAGAAAGCTTGAGAAAATCAGGGGCAAGCTGATCGCCACGACCGATATTGACGGGCTTGATGGTGTACGGCAAGCCGCACTCCTCCAGCATAATAACAACTTTCTTACCGTTACCGGTCGGCCAGAAGTAAAGATCGACCATCGTTTGCCTCCCTGGCGGTTGATAGCAGCCTCGCAGTCCTGAGCGGTAGGGCAGTCAGGCCCAAGCGCCTAAAAGATTACTGTAACTCGCCCGCGCATCGAATGCACGAACCACAGCGGCGATCAGGTCATTGGATGGTGAACCTGAGACCTCCTCGCCCCTCCCTTTTTCGGGCAAGTGATGTTTGCCTCGCGGCGCGTAACCTGAAGTTCAGCTATTTCGCGTCGGTCGAGCCAGTCGCAATTTTGACCACGAGGCGTGCGCGCAGGCAGCTGGCGGGTTCGCGGCAATCCCTGGAGGGCGCGCAGCAACCGCCTGGAGCATATGGTCGCGAAACATCGTGATCTGGGGTGCGATGAAAGGGGTCGCCCGATAAAGTAGATACAGCGCGCCGCTATGGCCCACCTTGTAATCCTCCAGCACCGCTACCAAGCTTCGATTGCGGATGTCACGGTCCACTAACACGGTGGGCAGGATTGCGATCCCGCCGCCCGCCAGCGCAGCCTCGCGGATAAAGGCGTTGTCGCTGGAACAAAGCGCGGGCTGCACGGTTATCTGCTCGCTGCCATCGCCCTTGGCTTCCAACCTCAGCATTCGCAGCTTGCGGCTACCCGAACTGCTTCGCGGCCGGCCCCGCAGCAACATGCGATGGCGATTCAGGGCCTGAGGATTTTGCGGCCGGCCATAGCGCTGGAGATAGCTGGGTGAGGCGAACAGGCGCAGGTCATATTGGAATAGCTTGCAGACAATCAGCGAGGAGTCGCGCAGGCGGCTGGCGGGGCGGATGGCGACGTCGATCTGAGAGCTGTCGATATCCAGCGGTTCGTCGGTCAGTAGCATTTCCAGTTGTATCTGGGGAAATCGTTCGGTGAACTCGACTATCAGCGGGGCCAGTAGGCCCACCGCGCTACCGTGTGGAGCACTGACTCGCAGCCGGCCCCGAGACGAAGCGCGCAAGTGCTGCACAGCGACGCTAGCTGCATCCAGGCGCTCCAGCGCGGCCCGAACCTCGGCCCGATAGTTCGTCCCACTTTCAGTGGGCTTGACCAATCGCGGGCTGCGGCTAATCAAGGCCGTACCCAATTCTCGCTCCAAGCGGCTAAGCCGCCGACTCACCGTACCCGTAGTTTCACCCATAATCCGCGCGGCCGCGGTTAGCGATCCGGTATCGGCAATCAGGCAGAAGGCGCGCAGGTCGAGCAAATCGCGCGGCGTTGCAAATTTCGCAACACCACCTTTCCCAAATTGCATCTTGTCGATCGCGCGCATGGGCTGATATTTATCGCTTCCACAAGCGGCTGCGTGGTTAAACCGCGCTATCGCGAGCCCTCCGCTGTTTGCACGAGCTGCGTGTCGTTGTGGTTTCGACCACAACCGGTGTATCACGGCTGGAAGTTGAACGTAAACAACATCCGCTTGGAGGTCGCTACGCATCAGGCTGCTGTCGGCTTGGTGGCATGACTGCACGAGGGTGGCTGCGGCGGGAACCATTTTTGGGATTGCGCGCTAGGCTCTCGATCATCGAGGTAAGCGCGATTGTGATCCGGCTGGTGCGCGAAGGGGAGGGATAGGCCGGTGCAGGCCGGCCGTCACTTGCGACGCGCGGGTACCCGCCGCCCGGCTGCGGCAGCACATCCGCGTCTGCGCCCTGAGCGGGCGGTCGCGCGCTCTGAGACGGACTTGGATTATCGTTGAATCATGGGCTGCGCGCTGAGCATCCGGGGTTAAGGAAAAGCGGGCCTCCGCTCCTCACTTCCCCACGACCCGCGGTAGGCGAGATTCGGGGAACGCGGCTGATAAGCTTGAACCGAATCGATTTTCTGAAGTGCGTATCGAGGGCTCGGAGTTCGACCTCCTCGCGCACGACTTACAATGGTTGCAAATCGTTGGTCAGCTCGCCCCGCCATGGAAGTTTATCCCCATTGGGGCGATCCGCGCACCATCCTAGCGGCTTTGGGGAGTGCTGGCTTAGCCATTGCGCCCCGTTTAAGCAACTAGGGTGTTACGCTTAACGCTGCGGCGTCAATCCTTTACGGCTAGCGCTTGACCGCTTTGCTGCCTGATTTATGCTGCTTAAAGGCCAGATGCATGCCTGAACTCGCTGCGGCGCTCAAAAATCTG
This DNA window, taken from Candidatus Binataceae bacterium, encodes the following:
- a CDS encoding LysR family transcriptional regulator, giving the protein MQFGKGGVAKFATPRDLLDLRAFCLIADTGSLTAAARIMGETTGTVSRRLSRLERELGTALISRSPRLVKPTESGTNYRAEVRAALERLDAASVAVQHLRASSRGRLRVSAPHGSAVGLLAPLIVEFTERFPQIQLEMLLTDEPLDIDSSQIDVAIRPASRLRDSSLIVCKLFQYDLRLFASPSYLQRYGRPQNPQALNRHRMLLRGRPRSSSGSRKLRMLRLEAKGDGSEQITVQPALCSSDNAFIREAALAGGGIAILPTVLVDRDIRNRSLVAVLEDYKVGHSGALYLLYRATPFIAPQITMFRDHMLQAVAARPPGIAANPPAACAHASWSKLRLARPTRNS